The DNA segment TACGGTAGCTCACCTTAGCGCCACCGATATCGGCTAACCATTTAGCTGCTTGCTGCGCCAATTTCACTGGCGACAGATTTTCAGGGGTGTCGTTGATCAGTTGACGGGCAAATGTCGCCACTTCTAAGCGATGTTGTAATTCGGCTTGTACTGCGTCATCGCCGCACCATTGGATCTTATAGCCGGGTTTAGCGGTAGCAAAACCTTGGGCGAAGACCCATTGGCTATTCAGATCCCAAAGTGCACCCGCTAAGGCAACCGTACTGATTCCCTGATTACGTAATTTACGCGCCGCCATTTGAATTTGACGCAGCTCATCACCGCCACCTAAGTGAACTAATGCACCTTCGGCATTGAAGGTCACATCGGCTTTGCCCCAATGGGCAGCTGGGGTATCTTTGGTTAACTCAACTCTCATCACTTCAGTCACTTTAAGTTCACTCATGAGGGGTCCTTATTTTAATTTGTTCTTGCGCTTATACCCATGCAAGTTGAGGTGAGAGATCCTGCATCCTCAGGCTTTTGGGGTATACAAAGTACAACGGGGTTGGCGGCAGTTTACTGCTAGCAGGCAAGGACTGAAAGCCATCGACCTAAGTTACCGAGGTAAAATCTGTAAACATTTGCGAAATTTGTTAGTCTTGGGCGCCCAAATCACCTCGCTACAGGTTATAGCATGCACTTTAGTCCAGCACTGAAATCGGGAAAATTGCTCCAGCGCTACAAACGTTTTCTCGCCGATGCTCAACTCGAAGACGGCACTGAAATCACCCTGCATTGCCCCAATACAGGTTCAATGCGTAACTGCCTGTTCCCCGGTGAAACCGTGTGGTTTTCGACGTCTAATAATCCTAAACGTAAATATGCCCATACTTGGGAGTTAATGACCACGCCAACGGGTGGCCTTATCGGCATTCATTCGGGCAATGCCAACGCCCTGGTCGAGGAAGCGCTTAATAAAGGTGTCATCACCGAACTCGCAGGCTACGACAGCTTAAATCGCGAAGTGAAGTACGGCGATGAAAATAGCCGCATCGATATCTTGCTTGAGGCTGCTCAAAAACCCGCCTGTTATATTGAAGTCAAAAGTTGTACTTTGCTTGAGGATGGCCAAGGTTATTTCCCCGATGCTGTGAGTCTTCGCGGCCAAAAACATCTGCGGGAATTAATGCACATGGCCAGCCTTGGTCACAGAGCCGTCTTGCTATTTGTGGTGCAACACACAGACATCCACAGCGTGGCCCCCGCGGCACATATCGACCCTGAATATGCTAACCTCTTGAAAAAGGCTATTTTATCAGGAGTAGAAGTCTTAGCTTATCGCTGTGAGATTTCTGCGAGTGAGATACATCTAGCCCACGCTTGTCCAGTCCGAGTATGATGTTAAGATTCAGTAAAATGCATTTTCATTTCAATTAGCGAAGGCAATCAAAAAATTCTGCCAAGGTGAAATGAAAAATTTGCCTCAATGTGAAGATTCTGATATAGATAGCGGCCGTTCTTAAGGACGCCCTACAACGCAAATGATGACAGGAGATGCGTTATGCCTGAAGGCACCAAAAAACTTGGCGTACTCGCTATCGCAGGTGTAAGTCCCTACCAGGAAAAGCCGGGTGAGGAGTATATGAACGCTAAGCAACTGGGTCACTTCAAGATCATTCTTGAAGCTTGGCGCAATCAGTTGCGTGAGGAAGTCGACCGTACTCTGAGTCACATGCAGGACGAAGCAGCAAACTTTCCTGATCCTGTAGACCGTGCAGCGCAAGAAGAAGAGTTCAGTCTCGAACTGCGTGCCCGTGACAGAGAACGTAAACTGATCAAGAAGATCGAGAAAACCCTGCAAAAAATCGAAGAAGACGATTTTGGCTTCTGTGAAACCTGCGGTATCGAAATCGGTATTCGCCGTCTCGAAGCGCGTCCAACGGCCGATCAATGTATCGACTGTAAAACGCTTGCAGAGATCAAAGAGAAGCAAATGGCGGGTTAATCGGCCATCTCGGGCGGGGATTTCCCCGCCTACTTGTTTGTGCGTCTCGCATGAACATCTTTCGTTTCACTTCGCTTTTTTGTTCGTATCCCCCTAAAATACAGCCACTTTGACTGGTTATTCCTGCACATTTCTATGATGGCGACTCACTCTTCCAACACTTCCGCTTTACATCCCTATGTTGGCCGTTTTGCCCCTTCGCCCTCCGGCGCGCTGCATTTTGGCTCACTGATCGCCGCCCTTGGCAGTTATCTGCGGGCACGCTCATTGGGGGGAAAGTGGTTAATTCGGGTTGAAGATATTGATCCACCGAGGGAAGTCGCAGGCGCAGCCGATGATATTTTACGTACCTTAGAGGCCTACGGTTTCGAATGGGATGACACTGTGCTGTACCAGAGTGCCCGCACTCAGGCCTATCAAGCCAAGCTCGACGATTTACTTGCCGAAGATAACGCCTACTTTTGCCTGTGTAGCCGTAAACAGATCCAAACCATAGGTGGGATTTACGATGGTCGCTGCCATCAGTTAGCCACGCCGCATCAATCGGGCGCGATTCGCATTGTTAATCGACAACAAGTAGCCGAATTTAGCGATAACCTGATGGGAAAAGTCGTAGTGGACCATGCCTTTGCCGCCGAAGATTTTATTATCAAACGCAGCGATGGCCTGTACGCCTATCAACTGGCTGTGGTGCTGGATGATGCCTATCAAGGCATTACCGAAGTGGTGCGCGGTTACGATTTAATCGAAGCAAGTTGTCGCCAATTAAGCCTGTATCAAACCTTTGGCCTAAGCGCGCCGCAGTGGCTGCACTTACCCCTCGCCTGTTTGATGCCAGGATTTAAGCTGTCAAAACAAAACCATGCGCAGGCTATCGATAAACAGCATCCGCAGGCGAGCCTTAATGCCGCACTCAGCTTTTTAGGCCAAGCGCCAGTGGAGCCGACAACGGCGCCGCAAATGCTGGCCCAAGCGGTGGCGCAGTTTCAACTGTCGGCCATTCCGAAGCAGCGGGAAATCTTGATAGCGCCTTAATCCCCTTAGGGCGAGTTGCGGCCAAAAAGCATCGTTTTAGCTGTGCTAAGTCGTGGCATAGCTCAAAAATCGCGATATACCCATCGGTGCGCAATTGGTATATCATAGCCGCCAGATTTTTAATCACATAACAGATACATTCCGAGGTGTCCCATTTTTCGCCGTATCAGCCAATTCTGCAAGCAGCTATTTGAAGACGCGCCTAAAACGACCGCTCCGACTCCAGCTCAGATTGAACCCCAAACGCCAGAACTCACTTCAGGCGGCTTAAGCTTGTCGCTCGTGCCTCGGGATGCGCATTCGATTTCCCGTAAGCAGATCAGCGAAAACGCACTTAAAGTATTATACCGATTGAATAAATCAGGTTTTCAGGCCTATTTAGTCGGTGGGGGCGTACGGGATTTACTCCTCGGACTCGAACCGAAAGACTTTGACGTGGTTACCAATGCAACGCCGGAAGAAATTAAAAAGCTGTTTCGCAATTGCCGCGTAGTCGGACGCCGCTTCCGCCTCGCCCATATTGTATTTGGCCGCGATGTGATTGAAGTTGCCACCTTCCGTGGTCACCACGGCGACAGCAATGAAAAGATTTCCAAAGCCAATGCCGAAGGGCGTTTGCTCAGGGATAACGTGTATGGCGAAATCGATGAAGACGCAGAGCGCCGCGATTTTACCGTCAACGCCCTTTATTACGATATCAGCGACTATTCTATCCGCAGCTATGGCGGCGGTATGGAAGATCTTAAAGCCGGCACCTTAAGGCTGATTGGCGATCCCGAAACCCGTTACCGTGAAGATCCAGTGCGTATGCTCAGGGCTGTGCGTTTTGCCACTAAGCTCAGCATGGCGATTGAAGAAGTGACCGCTAAACCTATCAAACAGTTAGCGCCACTGCTCAAGGACATTCCGGCCGCCCGCATGTATGAAGAAGTGCTCAAACTCTTCTTCGCTGGCAAAGCCATGGCCAACTTTGAGATGATGCAGGAATATAAGCTGTTCGCGCCGCTCTTCCCGCAAGTCGACGCCCAATTAAAAGATGCGCCAAAAGGCCCTGCGATGAAGATGGTGCAAGCCATTATGAAGAGCACGGATGCGCGCGTGAACGAAGATAAGCCTGTTACTCCGTCATTCTTCTATGCGGCGATCCTCTGGTATCCACTACGTCAACGCGCCGAAGATATCGCGGTCGAGAGCGGTCTGACTTTATACGATGCGTTTTTTGCCGCCATGGGTGATGTGATTGAGCAGCAATGCCAAACCATCAGCATTCCGCGCCGTTTTAGTACGCCCGCCAAAGACATCTGGCAATTGCAATTACGCTTCGATCGCAGCCAAGGCACACGCGCCTTTAAACTGCTAGAGCACCCTAAATTTAGAGCGGCCTACGACTTGCTGTTACTGCGCGGCGAAGTCGAAGGTGGCAATGTCGCCAAGAGTGCCGCCTGGTGGCAACAGTTTGTTGAAGCGGATGAAACCGAGCGTTTGAACATCGCCCGCACTGGTAACAAAGCGGCGGGTAACCGTAACCGCAATTCACCACAGCGCCGTCGCCGTCGCCCGAGTGCCGCGAAAGCCAAAGCCGCCGAATAATGACTCAGGTTTTTGTCGCCCTCGGGGCTAATCTTGAAGATCCTAAAGCTCAGCTGGACAATGCCGTTGCGGCCTTGTCCGCCTTGGCTGAACATCAGAGTCTTAAGGTATCGCCCTATTACGGTTCCACCCCCATGGGGGACGTAGTGCAACCCGACTATATCAATGCCGTTGCCAGCTTTGAGACCTCTCTGGCACCCATCGCCCTGTTAGATGCACTGCAAGAGATTGAAAACACTCAGGGCCGTGTTCGTAAAGAACGTTGGGGCCCAAGAACCTTAGATCTCGACTTACTCTTATATGGCGATGCCATTATCGATGAGCCCAGACTCAAAGTGCCACACTACGGCATGAAGGAGCGTAGTTTTGTGCTAGTGCCCTTGGCGGCCATAGCACCGGATCTGGTGTTACCTTGTAAAACGCCGCTACGCAGCCTTATCAGTGAAAAATTCTTGGCCGAGTTACAACTACTGGGCAATGATCATTGAAGTCAGCCCCCAGTTAGCTTATAACACCACTTCTATTTGGTTTGAAGATCACCCATATGTCTAAAGTTACTAGCTCAACCCTGTTGAAATACAAACAGGAAGGTAGAAAATTCACCGCTCTGACAGCCTATGATGCCAGCTTTGCCAGTGCGTTCGACGGCGAAGGCATCGATGTGCTACTGGTCGGCGATTCTTTGGGAATGGTTCTGCAAGGCCACGATGATACCCTGCCCGTCACGACAGCCGAAATCGCCTATCACACTCGTTGTGTGCGTCGCGGTATCGAGCGCTCACTGCTGATCGCCGACATGCCATTTATGAGTTATGCCACGCCAGAACAAGCCATGGAAAACGCCACTGCACTGATGCAGGCGGGTGCCAATATGGTCAAGCTGGAAGGCGGTCACTGGTTACTCGAAACCGTGACTAAACTGACCGAGCGCGGTATTCCTGTCTGCGCCCACTTGGGCCTCACCCCGCAATCGGTACACGTTTTTGGTGGCTTTAAAGTACAAGGCCGCGATGCTGAAAATGCCCAGCGCATTCTCGATGAAGCCAAGGCCTTAGAAGCCGCTGGTGCGCAGCTGTTAGTGGTTGAATGTATTCCGGCATCACTTGCCACCGCCATCACTCAAGCATTAACTATCCCAGTGATTGGCATTGGCGCTGGTGCCACGACAGATGGCCAGATCCTAGTAATGCACGACGTACTCGGTATTTCGAGTGGTTATATCCCACGTTTTTCAAAGAACTACCTTAAGCAAACGGGTGAAATCCGCTCGGCGGTACGCGCTTATATTGAAGAAGTGGCTAATGGCACCTTCCCAAGTGCTGACCACACGTTTAACTAAGCGTGCTAGCACTCATTGAGCTAAATAGTGCTAAGCACACAGACGACTATTTCAAGTTTTAGCAAGGTAAGAGTTAATGATCACTAGCGCCCATATCGATGATATTCGTACTCAAGTGCGAGCATGGCGTGCCAAAGGCGAGACCGTCGCCTTTGTGCCTACCATGGGCAATCTCCATCAGGGACACATCACCTTAGTGAAAGAAGCGGCGAAGAAATGCGACCATGTGGTCGTCTCAATCTTCGTGAATCCCATGCAGTTTGGGCAGAACGAAGATCTCGACGCCTACCCGCGCACCTTAGAGGCCGACAGCCAAGCGCTGACAGCCGCGGGCGCCGGGCTGCTATTTACCCCAACGCCTGCGGTTATTTATCCAAAAGGCTTGGCGCAGCAAACCTATGTTGAAGTACCAGGAATTTCCGATGTACTCTGCGGCGCCAGTCGTCCCGGTCATTTCCGTGGTGTCGCGACTGTCGTCTGCAAACTGTTCAACATAGTGCAGCCCGATGTGGCGTTCTTTGGCAACAAGGATTATCAACAACTCTTAGTGATCCGCACTATGGTTGAAGACTTGTCACTGCCGATTGAAATTATCGGTGTGGATACCATTCGTGAAGCCTCAGGCTTAGCCATGAGTTCACGCAATGGCTACCTGACGGCGGAAGAAAAAGCCGCGGCGCCGGCGCTGAAAAAAGCTATCGATGCCATGGCACAAGGCATTAAGCAAGGCGTGAGCATCGAACAAGTCACCGCGGAAGCCAAAGCGAGCCTTATCGCCGCAGGCTTTACCCCAGATTATTTAGAAGTTCGCCATGCCACTACCCTGGCCAATGCGGAAACTACGGACCAAGCACTGGTGATTTTGGCCGCCGCTTACTTAGGTAAGGCGCGTCTTATCGATAACCTGCGCTTCGACCGCTAAGCGTTTTAGCGCAAGAAAAAGGAGCTTAGGCTCCTTTTTTGTTTGTGCAGCTCTGTGTAAACTCGCCTCAATCTATTGAGCGTCAAAAAAATTCCATCGTCAAAAAACTGGTTTTATTCTTCAAGTTACGCCATAGTATTCACGGTTGTTAACTATGAGTAACAAGTATTCCAGCCTCTTAATCTGATAACTGCTAGAGTTTAACAAGGACGCAAGCGCCAATCACAATCTGGCATTGCACCAATACAGTAACGTTATTCATTATTGCGTACACAAAGGATCTGTCGTCGAATGGCAAGACTCATAGTGACTCTTATTTGCGTGCTACTCCCTACGACTGCGCTTGCAAATACCGTCTATAAATGTCGCAAAGACGATAAGGTCGTCTTTAGCCAAACTGCCTGCCCACAGGATTATAGCCAACATAAGATTGAGTATCAGCTTGGCATCACCACTGAAACCGATTCAGACAAGCGAGAGACGCCTGTCGACCCGCTGCAAGCCTTGCTCAATAGCCAAACAATTTCTAAGGAAAAACTGCTGCAATTGCTCGATGCCGAGCTGTACCGCCTGAAGCAGGAAAACAGCTATTTCGAAATCCTAAGAACCAGCGAGTTGCAAAAATTAGAACGCCAACGTTACTGGCAACATAAAGAAAAAGATGATCCTGAATACATCAGCCAACTCAATAAAATTAACGATCATTTTAATGGCTTAACCTCGAATAACACTCAGGCGATACAGCAGTTATCCGACCGGAAAACACAAATTTCCGCCGAAACTGAGCCAGAGGAA comes from the Shewanella mangrovisoli genome and includes:
- the sfsA gene encoding DNA/RNA nuclease SfsA, with the protein product MHFSPALKSGKLLQRYKRFLADAQLEDGTEITLHCPNTGSMRNCLFPGETVWFSTSNNPKRKYAHTWELMTTPTGGLIGIHSGNANALVEEALNKGVITELAGYDSLNREVKYGDENSRIDILLEAAQKPACYIEVKSCTLLEDGQGYFPDAVSLRGQKHLRELMHMASLGHRAVLLFVVQHTDIHSVAPAAHIDPEYANLLKKAILSGVEVLAYRCEISASEIHLAHACPVRV
- the dksA gene encoding RNA polymerase-binding protein DksA, translating into MPEGTKKLGVLAIAGVSPYQEKPGEEYMNAKQLGHFKIILEAWRNQLREEVDRTLSHMQDEAANFPDPVDRAAQEEEFSLELRARDRERKLIKKIEKTLQKIEEDDFGFCETCGIEIGIRRLEARPTADQCIDCKTLAEIKEKQMAG
- the gluQRS gene encoding tRNA glutamyl-Q(34) synthetase GluQRS, encoding MATHSSNTSALHPYVGRFAPSPSGALHFGSLIAALGSYLRARSLGGKWLIRVEDIDPPREVAGAADDILRTLEAYGFEWDDTVLYQSARTQAYQAKLDDLLAEDNAYFCLCSRKQIQTIGGIYDGRCHQLATPHQSGAIRIVNRQQVAEFSDNLMGKVVVDHAFAAEDFIIKRSDGLYAYQLAVVLDDAYQGITEVVRGYDLIEASCRQLSLYQTFGLSAPQWLHLPLACLMPGFKLSKQNHAQAIDKQHPQASLNAALSFLGQAPVEPTTAPQMLAQAVAQFQLSAIPKQREILIAP
- a CDS encoding polynucleotide adenylyltransferase PcnB; translation: MPRDAHSISRKQISENALKVLYRLNKSGFQAYLVGGGVRDLLLGLEPKDFDVVTNATPEEIKKLFRNCRVVGRRFRLAHIVFGRDVIEVATFRGHHGDSNEKISKANAEGRLLRDNVYGEIDEDAERRDFTVNALYYDISDYSIRSYGGGMEDLKAGTLRLIGDPETRYREDPVRMLRAVRFATKLSMAIEEVTAKPIKQLAPLLKDIPAARMYEEVLKLFFAGKAMANFEMMQEYKLFAPLFPQVDAQLKDAPKGPAMKMVQAIMKSTDARVNEDKPVTPSFFYAAILWYPLRQRAEDIAVESGLTLYDAFFAAMGDVIEQQCQTISIPRRFSTPAKDIWQLQLRFDRSQGTRAFKLLEHPKFRAAYDLLLLRGEVEGGNVAKSAAWWQQFVEADETERLNIARTGNKAAGNRNRNSPQRRRRRPSAAKAKAAE
- the folK gene encoding 2-amino-4-hydroxy-6-hydroxymethyldihydropteridine diphosphokinase, with translation MTQVFVALGANLEDPKAQLDNAVAALSALAEHQSLKVSPYYGSTPMGDVVQPDYINAVASFETSLAPIALLDALQEIENTQGRVRKERWGPRTLDLDLLLYGDAIIDEPRLKVPHYGMKERSFVLVPLAAIAPDLVLPCKTPLRSLISEKFLAELQLLGNDH
- the panB gene encoding 3-methyl-2-oxobutanoate hydroxymethyltransferase, translating into MSKVTSSTLLKYKQEGRKFTALTAYDASFASAFDGEGIDVLLVGDSLGMVLQGHDDTLPVTTAEIAYHTRCVRRGIERSLLIADMPFMSYATPEQAMENATALMQAGANMVKLEGGHWLLETVTKLTERGIPVCAHLGLTPQSVHVFGGFKVQGRDAENAQRILDEAKALEAAGAQLLVVECIPASLATAITQALTIPVIGIGAGATTDGQILVMHDVLGISSGYIPRFSKNYLKQTGEIRSAVRAYIEEVANGTFPSADHTFN
- the panC gene encoding pantoate--beta-alanine ligase, giving the protein MITSAHIDDIRTQVRAWRAKGETVAFVPTMGNLHQGHITLVKEAAKKCDHVVVSIFVNPMQFGQNEDLDAYPRTLEADSQALTAAGAGLLFTPTPAVIYPKGLAQQTYVEVPGISDVLCGASRPGHFRGVATVVCKLFNIVQPDVAFFGNKDYQQLLVIRTMVEDLSLPIEIIGVDTIREASGLAMSSRNGYLTAEEKAAAPALKKAIDAMAQGIKQGVSIEQVTAEAKASLIAAGFTPDYLEVRHATTLANAETTDQALVILAAAYLGKARLIDNLRFDR
- a CDS encoding DUF4124 domain-containing protein, translated to MARLIVTLICVLLPTTALANTVYKCRKDDKVVFSQTACPQDYSQHKIEYQLGITTETDSDKRETPVDPLQALLNSQTISKEKLLQLLDAELYRLKQENSYFEILRTSELQKLERQRYWQHKEKDDPEYISQLNKINDHFNGLTSNNTQAIQQLSDRKTQISAETEPEEVK